In the genome of Massilibacillus massiliensis, one region contains:
- the mltG gene encoding endolytic transglycosylase MltG yields the protein MIEIKKDKQLSKWMIASCVLAFILLSFGYGVLHMQNSPARNMNQSQTADVDVYVRIKPGMDAEKIASILYEKGVTDSVLGFRIMAKIHGLDNSLKAGDYAFNKKMSYGQIIDILAKGKTSAFNITIPEGYTVTQIAKLLEEKGIVKTSDFETLAKEYAPYEYMTNHVDSKYRAEGFLFPDTYQVAEGQTANDILNMMSKHFDGQFTPEMRSRAEQMGLSIREVIILASLVEKEAQIDSDRPIIAQVFMNRLRAFMPLQSCATIQYILGYPKPELTVQDTKIESPYNSYQHRGLPPGPIANPGLASIKAVLYSEPTDYLYFVADKNGKHHFSKTYEEHLNAIDRIE from the coding sequence ATGATTGAAATAAAAAAAGACAAGCAATTATCAAAATGGATGATCGCTAGCTGCGTGCTCGCTTTTATATTATTAAGTTTTGGATATGGCGTTTTGCATATGCAAAATTCGCCAGCTAGGAATATGAATCAAAGCCAAACAGCAGATGTAGATGTGTATGTAAGAATTAAGCCGGGCATGGATGCGGAAAAAATAGCAAGTATTTTATATGAAAAAGGTGTTACGGATAGTGTATTAGGGTTTAGGATCATGGCCAAAATCCATGGCTTGGATAATAGCTTAAAAGCAGGTGATTATGCATTTAATAAAAAGATGTCTTATGGGCAGATTATTGATATCTTAGCAAAAGGAAAAACATCAGCGTTTAATATCACCATTCCAGAAGGGTATACAGTCACACAAATTGCAAAATTATTAGAAGAAAAAGGTATTGTGAAAACGAGTGATTTCGAAACACTTGCAAAAGAGTATGCACCTTATGAATATATGACGAATCATGTTGACAGCAAATATCGTGCAGAGGGGTTTTTGTTTCCTGATACCTATCAGGTTGCAGAGGGACAAACGGCAAATGATATACTAAATATGATGTCTAAGCATTTCGATGGTCAATTTACGCCGGAGATGCGCAGTCGTGCAGAGCAGATGGGACTTAGTATTCGTGAAGTGATTATTCTTGCTTCGTTAGTAGAAAAAGAGGCGCAGATTGATAGTGATCGGCCTATTATTGCGCAAGTATTTATGAATCGTTTGCGTGCTTTTATGCCATTACAATCTTGTGCAACGATTCAGTATATACTAGGGTATCCTAAGCCAGAGCTTACCGTGCAAGATACAAAAATTGAATCGCCCTATAATTCTTATCAACATAGAGGTTTGCCTCCTGGCCCAATTGCAAATCCGGGGCTTGCGTCAATTAAGGCAGTTCTTTATTCAGAGCCAACCGATTATTTATATTTTGTCGCTGACAAGAATGGAAAGCATCATTTTAGTAAAACATATGAAGAACATTTAAATGCAATAGATAGGATAGAATAA
- a CDS encoding DUF1292 domain-containing protein: MTDKEKDMMDENEELVVVMTDEEGNEFYYREELIIPVGDEKFALLVAISDECEDEGCDCGCGDEDAFIAKIVKNEAGEEEYIEPTDEEYEAVQKAYDALMEEEEAE, from the coding sequence ATGACAGATAAAGAAAAAGATATGATGGATGAAAACGAAGAATTAGTAGTTGTTATGACTGATGAGGAAGGTAATGAATTTTATTATCGTGAAGAATTAATTATCCCTGTTGGTGATGAAAAATTTGCACTTTTAGTTGCTATATCTGATGAATGTGAAGACGAAGGCTGCGATTGTGGATGTGGGGATGAAGATGCTTTCATCGCTAAGATCGTTAAAAATGAAGCCGGCGAAGAAGAATATATTGAGCCAACAGATGAAGAATATGAAGCTGTCCAAAAAGCATATGATGCTTTAATGGAAGAAGAAGAAGCTGAATAA